The following proteins come from a genomic window of Vibrio vulnificus NBRC 15645 = ATCC 27562:
- a CDS encoding DUF5062 family protein, whose product MSKTAKLNNEEKLVKKALEIGGKMAKMQGFDLPQSPQPVRVKAVYLFLVDAKQIAPLPDSKLDGANIKHRLALWIHAALPDNDPLK is encoded by the coding sequence ATGTCCAAAACCGCGAAGCTGAATAACGAAGAAAAGTTAGTGAAAAAGGCCTTAGAGATAGGCGGTAAGATGGCCAAAATGCAGGGCTTCGATTTACCTCAATCACCTCAACCCGTGCGTGTAAAAGCCGTCTACCTATTCTTGGTGGATGCCAAGCAAATCGCTCCGTTACCCGACAGCAAGCTCGATGGCGCAAACATCAAGCACCGCCTAGCACTCTGGATTCACGCCGCGTTGCCGGATAACGATCCGCTGAAGTAA
- a CDS encoding carboxymuconolactone decarboxylase family protein, which yields MAKRINLAQVQPKALTAMLGIENYLADTALSTELKELIKIRASMINGCAYCIQMHTTEALKNGIAQQKLFALSAWKESPLFDEAERAVLHLTDDMTKIADAGVSDSVYQICLELLGEERLAQAMMQIIMINAWNRFALATAMMHE from the coding sequence ATGGCCAAACGTATCAATCTTGCTCAAGTACAACCTAAAGCGTTAACGGCAATGTTAGGAATAGAAAACTACCTTGCGGATACCGCATTATCTACTGAGCTTAAAGAGCTCATCAAAATTCGAGCGTCAATGATCAACGGGTGTGCTTACTGTATTCAGATGCACACCACCGAGGCTCTGAAAAACGGGATCGCTCAGCAAAAGCTGTTTGCATTGTCTGCATGGAAAGAGTCGCCACTGTTTGATGAGGCAGAGCGAGCAGTGCTTCACCTAACAGATGACATGACAAAAATTGCCGATGCTGGCGTATCAGATAGCGTCTATCAGATCTGCCTTGAGTTACTTGGAGAAGAGCGCTTAGCTCAAGCAATGATGCAGATCATCATGATCAACGCGTGGAATCGATTTGCGCTTGCCACCGCGATGATGCATGAATAA